Part of the Candidatus Binataceae bacterium genome is shown below.
GCCAAGCCGGCCGAGGAGATCCTTTATCCGGCGATGGAAGACTTCACCCTCCATATCATGGTGGGCAAAGGGCCGGGGGCGCGGGCGATGCCACTGGCGGTCAAGCCGTTCACCCTGATCGGCGCGACCACTCGCTCGGGGATGCTCAGCTCGCCGCTGCGCGATCGCTTCGGCCAGCATTTCCATCTTGAGTTCTACCAAACTGCCGATTTGGCCGAAATCGTTCGCCGCTCGGCGGGGCTGCTCAAGGTCGCGATCGATTCTCAGGGCGCGGCGGAGTTGGCCGCGCGTTCGCGCGGCACGCCGCGGATTGCCAATCGACTGCTGCGGCGGGTCCGTGATTATGCCCAGGTCGTCGGCGCGGCAACAATTACGCCGCAGGTCGCGTTGGGCTGCTTGGAGCTGCTGGAGATCGACGGTTGCGGCTTCGATCAGATGGATCGCGCCATCTTGCTGGCGATTATCGAGAAGTTTGGCGGCGGGCCGGTGGGCGTGGACAGTCTGGCCGCGGCGATCGGCGAGGAGCGCGACACTATCGAAGAGGTTTACGAGCCGTACCTCTTGCAAGAGGGTTTTATCGCGCGCACCGCCAAGGGGCGAATGGCGACGACGCGCGCCTATCAGCATCTGGGGCGTACCCGCCAGGGCAGCCTGCTTTAGCCGGTTGCGTGAAACTCGAGTTGCGAGACCGCTGGCACGCTGGTGGCTGGGCGCGAGCTACGTGTAAAAGCCGGCTTCCCAAGGGAGATGGGGGGAGAAGGTGGCCCGCGGAGCCTGTAAGCCGATCCGGCTAGCGGCGGCCGGCGACGCGCCGGTCGGGTAGCGCGCCCTCGGCGCTTATCGCGTGGGGTGCGACATGAAACAGGCTAGTAAGGCGGCGAATCACCAAATAAAAGACCGGCGTCAGAAAAACGCCAAAGAAAGTCACTCCCAGCATCCCGAAAAATACCACCGTGCCTAAGGCCTGACGCATTTCGGCCCCCGCTCCGCTGGCGGTGATCAGTGGGATGACGCCAAAGACGAAGGCGAAGCTGGTCAT
Proteins encoded:
- the ruvB gene encoding Holliday junction branch migration DNA helicase RuvB codes for the protein MSAEGPKGRAAPLARASHGEEDETLDLSLRPRLLSDFIGQERLKKVLGLSIQATRARGDVLDHVLLSGPPGLGKTSLAQIIARELGVNFRQTSGPTIERAGDLVALVADLNRGDVLFIDEIHRLAKPAEEILYPAMEDFTLHIMVGKGPGARAMPLAVKPFTLIGATTRSGMLSSPLRDRFGQHFHLEFYQTADLAEIVRRSAGLLKVAIDSQGAAELAARSRGTPRIANRLLRRVRDYAQVVGAATITPQVALGCLELLEIDGCGFDQMDRAILLAIIEKFGGGPVGVDSLAAAIGEERDTIEEVYEPYLLQEGFIARTAKGRMATTRAYQHLGRTRQGSLL